A genome region from Streptomyces xanthophaeus includes the following:
- a CDS encoding phosphotransferase family protein produces MPVPLQRDPDLTRAVLTHWFGTRSADIGEVQLGPVTVPKEVGFSGEILLLDARWTEGGRAVSAPLAIRVAPTNHRVFPEDHWQDQVRVLKLLGDTALPVPSVRWDEPSDSYLGAPFVVMDRVDGQVPADLPSYHRQGWLAELTPGNRETAWNAGVDLLAQVHRTDLSTGAFAFLDRAEHGPVGSGRLLRHLVSHLQFYGIGANPAAHRALDWLTANLPADEGPPTLLWGDARLGNIIYDGLRPAALLDWELTGLGPPEADLAWFLHLDRHLSEGIGASRLPGLPERARTVARWEEGTGRRAEHLAWHEVFAAFRFCVMTARVTRLLGESGILLPGTEVPLHRNATTLLATVLDEAGAPAAHAASRSGGPVLHHAGRGWPYTGGEADDGRR; encoded by the coding sequence GTGCCCGTCCCCCTGCAACGCGACCCCGACCTGACCCGGGCCGTCCTCACCCACTGGTTCGGCACCCGGTCCGCCGACATCGGTGAGGTGCAGCTCGGCCCCGTCACCGTCCCCAAGGAGGTCGGCTTCTCCGGCGAGATCCTGCTGCTCGACGCGCGGTGGACCGAGGGCGGTCGCGCCGTGTCCGCACCCCTCGCGATCCGGGTCGCCCCCACCAACCACCGGGTCTTCCCCGAGGACCACTGGCAGGACCAGGTCCGGGTGCTGAAGCTGCTCGGCGACACCGCGCTGCCCGTACCGTCGGTGCGCTGGGACGAGCCGTCCGACAGCTACCTGGGCGCTCCGTTCGTGGTGATGGACCGGGTCGACGGCCAGGTGCCCGCAGACCTCCCCTCCTACCACCGGCAGGGTTGGCTGGCGGAGCTGACGCCCGGGAACCGGGAGACGGCGTGGAACGCGGGCGTCGACCTGCTGGCGCAGGTCCACCGCACCGACCTCTCCACCGGGGCGTTCGCCTTCCTGGACCGGGCCGAGCACGGCCCCGTGGGCAGCGGACGCCTGCTCCGGCACCTCGTGTCCCACCTGCAGTTCTACGGGATCGGCGCGAACCCGGCGGCCCACCGCGCCCTCGACTGGCTGACCGCCAACCTGCCCGCCGACGAGGGCCCGCCGACGCTGCTGTGGGGTGACGCCCGCCTCGGGAACATCATCTACGACGGTCTGCGGCCCGCCGCCCTCCTCGACTGGGAGCTCACCGGTCTCGGGCCGCCGGAGGCCGACCTCGCCTGGTTCCTGCACCTGGACCGGCACCTGAGCGAGGGCATCGGCGCCTCCCGGCTGCCCGGACTGCCCGAGCGGGCGCGGACCGTCGCCCGCTGGGAGGAGGGGACCGGGCGCCGGGCCGAACACCTCGCCTGGCACGAGGTGTTCGCCGCGTTCCGGTTCTGCGTGATGACCGCCCGGGTGACCCGGCTCCTGGGCGAGAGCGGCATCCTGCTGCCCGGCACCGAGGTGCCGCTGCACCGCAATGCCACGACCCTGCTGGCCACCGTCCTCGACGAGGCCGGCGCGCCGGCGGCCCACGCCGCTTCCAGAAGCGGTGGACCAGTCCTCCACCACGCGGGACGAGGTTGGCCGTACACGGGAGGTGAAGCCGACGATGGCCGTCGATGA
- a CDS encoding amino acid ABC transporter ATP-binding protein: MSRHPRMIELDGVTKSFGPQRVLDGISLGVERSTVTCVIGPSGSGKSTLLRCVNRLERIDAGSITVDGELMGYHWRYGRLHELGPRQIARQRARTGMVFQNFRLFPHMTVLDNLTEAPMAVLGLPRARAEARAHALLEQVGLSGKAAARPTRLSGGEQQRAAIARALAMRPKVMLFDEPTSALDPELTGEVLKVIRALADDGMTMVIVTHEMQFAREIADHVVFMDEGRIVESGPPEQVLDHPAQPRTARFLIRL; this comes from the coding sequence ATGAGCCGACACCCCCGCATGATCGAACTGGATGGTGTGACCAAGTCGTTCGGCCCGCAGCGAGTCCTCGACGGGATCTCTCTCGGAGTCGAACGCTCCACGGTCACCTGCGTCATCGGCCCGTCCGGGTCGGGCAAGAGCACGCTGCTCAGATGCGTCAACCGGCTGGAGCGGATCGACGCCGGAAGCATCACCGTGGACGGCGAGCTCATGGGCTACCACTGGCGCTACGGCCGGCTCCACGAGCTGGGGCCCAGGCAGATCGCGCGCCAGCGCGCCCGTACCGGCATGGTCTTCCAGAACTTCCGGCTCTTCCCCCACATGACGGTCCTCGACAACCTCACCGAGGCGCCGATGGCCGTCCTCGGACTCCCGCGCGCACGGGCCGAGGCCCGCGCGCACGCACTGCTGGAACAGGTCGGACTGTCCGGGAAGGCGGCCGCGCGGCCCACTCGGCTCTCGGGCGGCGAGCAGCAGCGCGCGGCCATCGCCCGCGCCCTCGCGATGAGGCCGAAGGTCATGCTCTTCGACGAGCCCACGAGCGCGCTCGACCCCGAACTCACCGGCGAGGTCCTGAAGGTGATCCGGGCCCTCGCCGACGACGGGATGACGATGGTCATCGTCACCCACGAGATGCAGTTCGCCCGCGAGATCGCCGACCACGTGGTCTTCATGGACGAAGGCCGGATCGTCGAGTCGGGCCCTCCCGAGCAGGTACTGGACCACCCCGCCCAGCCGCGCACCGCGCGGTTCCTCATCCGCCTGTGA
- a CDS encoding amino acid ABC transporter permease, which yields MVPPTRPGSAGGSSVGATATPTAEPAARPPKADAALARPRRRPWRPLLAAVGIVLLAMALHALVTNRAFRWDVVARYFTADAVVAGLMTTLWLTAVAFVAGFVLGTVLALMRLSGQRILVTLSWGYTWLFRSVPMLVQLLFWYNISLLYPRLSLGIPFGPAFTEFSTERLISGVTAAVIGLVLHEAGQLAEIVRAGILSVDRGQTEAAEALGLGRWRIFRRVVLPQAMPAILPPAGSQVIGLLKGTSIVSVIAVQDLLFATQLIYNRNYLVIPLLLVATLWYLLLTSALGVVQHFVERHYGAKARA from the coding sequence ATGGTCCCGCCCACCCGGCCGGGCTCCGCGGGCGGCTCGTCCGTGGGCGCGACCGCCACGCCGACGGCGGAGCCCGCCGCCCGACCGCCCAAGGCCGACGCCGCGCTGGCCCGGCCCCGGCGGCGGCCGTGGCGACCCCTCCTCGCCGCAGTCGGCATCGTCCTGCTGGCGATGGCGCTGCACGCGCTCGTCACCAACCGTGCCTTCCGGTGGGACGTCGTCGCCCGGTACTTCACCGCCGACGCGGTGGTCGCCGGCCTGATGACGACGCTCTGGCTGACCGCGGTCGCCTTCGTCGCCGGCTTCGTCCTCGGCACCGTCCTCGCCCTGATGCGCCTGTCCGGACAACGCATCCTGGTGACCCTGAGCTGGGGTTACACCTGGCTGTTCCGCTCGGTGCCGATGCTCGTCCAACTGCTCTTCTGGTACAACATCTCGCTGCTCTACCCGAGGCTCTCCCTGGGCATCCCCTTCGGACCCGCCTTCACGGAGTTCTCCACCGAGCGCCTGATCAGCGGGGTGACCGCGGCCGTGATCGGCCTGGTGCTGCACGAGGCGGGCCAGCTCGCGGAGATCGTCCGGGCGGGCATCCTCTCCGTGGACCGCGGGCAGACCGAGGCGGCCGAAGCCCTCGGCCTCGGCCGGTGGCGGATCTTCCGGCGCGTCGTCCTGCCCCAGGCGATGCCCGCCATCCTCCCGCCTGCGGGGAGCCAGGTCATCGGGTTGCTCAAAGGCACCTCGATCGTCAGCGTCATCGCCGTCCAGGACCTGCTGTTCGCCACCCAGCTCATCTACAACCGCAACTACCTCGTCATCCCCCTGCTGCTCGTCGCCACCCTCTGGTACCTGCTGCTGACCTCGGCCCTGGGTGTCGTCCAGCACTTCGTCGAGCGCCACTACGGAGCGAAGGCCCGCGCATGA
- a CDS encoding ABC transporter substrate-binding protein gives MTPARTTHRPAARRVKACSALLAAALLALTGCGGGEIPEERRARDYGAQDVVSATAEVPAIAAHVPAQTRASGTLRIGSGIGVPPIAFSPEGGGEPRGVDIDVSEAVARVLGLTVDRQHVSGASLITGLNAGRYELGTANLAVTQERTQVLDFVLYLTDGAGFAVREDSALKQVTGLGELCGLHVGTGIGTTFESDLRAAAEKCATEGKKPLQISTYPDAATHFLALRQGHVDILMTTSSVLRYAAAQQPGLRYLNELDRKNVGLAMKKDSPLAQPVKEAVDHLIQDGTYARILKKWNLEPAAVPASAVNPPPTPAPAPAVP, from the coding sequence ATGACCCCCGCACGCACGACCCACCGACCCGCCGCCCGCCGCGTGAAGGCCTGTTCGGCCCTGCTGGCGGCCGCCCTGCTCGCGCTCACGGGCTGCGGCGGCGGAGAGATCCCCGAGGAGCGCCGGGCGCGGGACTACGGGGCGCAGGACGTGGTCTCCGCGACGGCCGAGGTGCCCGCCATCGCCGCGCACGTGCCGGCGCAGACCCGGGCCTCCGGGACCCTGCGGATCGGCTCCGGGATCGGCGTCCCGCCCATCGCCTTCAGCCCCGAGGGCGGGGGAGAGCCGCGCGGCGTCGACATCGACGTCTCCGAGGCCGTGGCCAGGGTGCTGGGGCTGACGGTGGACCGCCAGCACGTCAGCGGTGCCTCGCTCATCACCGGGCTGAACGCCGGCCGCTACGAGCTGGGCACCGCCAACCTCGCGGTCACCCAGGAGCGGACCCAGGTCCTCGACTTCGTCCTCTACCTCACCGACGGCGCGGGATTCGCCGTCCGAGAGGACAGCGCCCTGAAGCAGGTCACCGGCCTCGGGGAGCTGTGCGGGCTCCACGTGGGCACCGGCATCGGCACCACCTTCGAGTCGGACCTGCGCGCGGCCGCGGAGAAGTGCGCCACCGAAGGCAAGAAGCCCCTGCAGATCAGCACCTACCCCGACGCCGCGACCCACTTCCTGGCGCTGCGCCAGGGCCACGTCGACATCTTGATGACGACGTCGAGCGTCCTGCGCTACGCGGCCGCGCAACAGCCCGGACTGCGGTACCTGAACGAGCTCGACCGCAAGAACGTCGGCCTCGCCATGAAGAAGGACTCGCCCCTCGCCCAGCCGGTCAAGGAGGCCGTGGACCACCTGATCCAGGACGGCACGTACGCGCGCATCCTGAAGAAGTGGAACCTGGAGCCCGCCGCCGTCCCGGCCTCTGCGGTCAACCCGCCGCCCACCCCGGCTCCGGCCCCGGCCGTTCCCTGA
- a CDS encoding AfsR/SARP family transcriptional regulator, whose amino-acid sequence MRFGLLGGLSVRDGSGSHLPTAPKQRQLLALLLLHAGHVVPVRVCIAEIWGEDPPASAGTTLQTYVMHLRRLLARLPSVGSREAAHERLRMRPPGYVLHVRPQELDLLRFEELVASAGKLPESRVAARSRLLREALGLWSRPMLADVRTGSVLRPAVTHWEQRRLAVHEDYLDTRLRLGQPRDVLPDLAVLTRLHPTHELLHARYMSALYAVGRTGDALAAGDRLTAALAEDLGVAPGSAVRRLRDTIRAGGPAPDPTVLLRPIPAL is encoded by the coding sequence ATGAGGTTCGGTCTGCTCGGAGGACTCTCGGTGCGCGACGGCTCCGGCAGCCATCTGCCGACCGCACCCAAGCAGCGCCAGCTCCTCGCACTGCTCCTGCTGCACGCCGGGCACGTCGTGCCCGTACGCGTCTGCATCGCCGAGATCTGGGGGGAGGACCCGCCCGCCAGCGCCGGCACCACCCTGCAGACGTACGTCATGCACCTGCGGCGGCTGCTGGCCCGGCTGCCCTCGGTGGGCTCCCGGGAAGCGGCCCACGAACGGCTGCGGATGAGACCGCCCGGCTACGTGCTCCACGTCCGGCCGCAGGAATTGGACCTGCTGCGCTTCGAAGAACTGGTGGCGTCCGCCGGCAAGCTCCCCGAGAGCCGGGTGGCCGCCCGCAGCCGCCTGCTGCGCGAGGCCCTCGGCCTGTGGTCCCGGCCCATGCTCGCCGACGTCCGCACCGGATCCGTGCTGCGTCCCGCCGTCACGCACTGGGAGCAGCGCCGGCTCGCCGTCCACGAGGACTACCTCGACACCCGGCTGAGGCTCGGGCAGCCCCGGGACGTCCTGCCCGACCTGGCCGTCCTCACCCGCCTCCACCCCACCCACGAGCTGCTGCACGCCCGCTACATGAGCGCCCTGTACGCGGTCGGCCGCACCGGTGACGCGCTCGCCGCCGGTGACCGGCTGACGGCCGCCCTCGCGGAGGACCTGGGTGTCGCGCCGGGCTCCGCCGTGCGGCGCCTGCGGGACACCATCCGCGCCGGCGGCCCGGCTCCGGACCCCACTGTGCTGCTGCGCCCCATACCGGCCCTGTGA
- a CDS encoding SDR family NAD(P)-dependent oxidoreductase has protein sequence MKLRGRTAVVTGGTRGLGREVTEALVSAGATVVVASREAEEGSTRDGVIALKADVTAPDAMSSLLRTVHERYGGPHIVVANAGISRPGPVAALPPDDWYDVINTNLNGVFRTVQAALPYVGAEPGGRIIAMSSLLGSRAMPGAAAYCASKAAIEALVRVCALEVAASGTTVNCVAPGYIDAGMGSALLADERFGPMVAAALASGRPGTGAEVAEAVLFLASAESSYVNGQVLGVDGGVR, from the coding sequence ATGAAACTGCGTGGAAGGACCGCCGTGGTCACCGGGGGAACCCGTGGCCTCGGTCGGGAGGTGACCGAGGCGCTGGTCTCGGCGGGGGCCACCGTGGTGGTGGCCTCGCGGGAGGCGGAGGAGGGCTCGACGCGTGACGGGGTGATCGCCCTGAAGGCGGACGTGACCGCGCCCGACGCGATGTCCTCGCTGTTGCGCACCGTGCATGAGCGGTACGGGGGTCCGCACATCGTGGTCGCCAACGCGGGCATCAGCCGTCCTGGGCCGGTCGCCGCGCTGCCGCCCGACGACTGGTACGACGTGATCAACACCAATCTGAACGGGGTCTTCCGCACGGTACAGGCGGCCCTGCCGTACGTGGGCGCCGAGCCCGGTGGACGGATCATCGCGATGTCCTCCCTGCTGGGGTCCCGGGCGATGCCGGGCGCGGCCGCCTACTGCGCGTCGAAGGCGGCGATCGAGGCTCTGGTACGGGTCTGCGCCCTGGAGGTGGCCGCGTCCGGGACGACGGTCAACTGCGTGGCGCCGGGTTACATCGACGCGGGCATGGGGAGCGCCCTGCTGGCGGACGAGCGGTTCGGGCCGATGGTGGCCGCCGCGCTGGCCTCCGGCCGGCCAGGTACCGGGGCCGAGGTCGCGGAGGCCGTGCTGTTCCTCGCGTCGGCGGAGAGCTCGTACGTCAACGGGCAGGTGCTGGGCGTCGACGGGGGCGTGCGCTGA
- a CDS encoding antibiotic biosynthesis monooxygenase family protein encodes MVVFVNKLTLIGSAEEFENKYEAVGAFMETRPGLIRYSLVRSSKDPSVYFNLAEWEDEETFHAALREPEFRSRLDALSGLIKGEPHLSVPVRQGESVRP; translated from the coding sequence ATGGTCGTCTTCGTCAACAAGCTCACCCTGATCGGTTCCGCCGAGGAGTTCGAGAACAAGTACGAGGCCGTCGGCGCCTTCATGGAGACCCGGCCCGGCCTGATCCGCTACTCCCTCGTCCGTTCCTCCAAGGACCCGTCCGTGTACTTCAACCTCGCCGAGTGGGAGGACGAGGAGACCTTCCACGCAGCCCTGCGCGAGCCCGAGTTCCGCAGCCGGCTCGACGCGCTGAGCGGTCTCATCAAGGGAGAGCCGCACCTGAGCGTGCCGGTGCGGCAGGGCGAGTCCGTCCGGCCGTGA
- a CDS encoding flavin reductase family protein, which yields MAVDDTRFRALFGAHPAGVCVVTAVGGDGRPSGLTISAVCSVSRTPPLLLICVDNGSRTLDAIRHAGAFAVNFLAAGQERLADHFAGKGADKFAGVDWRPSEHALGAPLLPTAQVSAFAECRVRQEIAAGDHRVLLGEIEDAGVSGHAPLVYHRRDYVRLPVPARTG from the coding sequence ATGGCCGTCGATGACACACGGTTCCGCGCCCTGTTCGGCGCACATCCGGCAGGGGTCTGCGTGGTCACCGCCGTCGGCGGCGACGGCCGGCCGAGCGGCCTGACGATCAGCGCCGTCTGCTCCGTCTCGCGCACTCCGCCACTGCTGCTGATCTGTGTGGACAACGGCTCCCGGACGCTGGATGCCATCCGCCACGCGGGAGCGTTCGCCGTCAACTTCCTGGCCGCGGGCCAGGAGCGGCTCGCGGACCACTTCGCGGGCAAGGGCGCCGACAAGTTCGCGGGCGTCGACTGGCGGCCGTCCGAGCACGCCCTCGGCGCGCCCCTGCTGCCCACCGCACAGGTCAGTGCCTTCGCCGAGTGCCGGGTACGGCAGGAGATCGCCGCCGGCGACCACCGTGTCCTGCTGGGCGAGATCGAGGACGCCGGGGTGAGCGGACACGCACCCCTCGTCTACCACCGGCGTGACTACGTACGGCTGCCCGTGCCCGCCCGGACCGGTTGA
- a CDS encoding LLM class flavin-dependent oxidoreductase: MKFGINLFPTVGPAEKSAGAHFEESLRLAELADELGFHHVKTVEHYFHEYGGYSPDPVTFLAAAAARTRRVRLVTGAVLPAFTHPLKLAGKLAMLDNISQGRLDVGFGRAFLPDEFAAFEVSMDESRARFDEGVEACRRLWSEEDVVWEGRFHRFGPVTMLPRPWQAPHPRILVATARTPASAESAGRLGYGVMLVPSINPREQVQQTIGLYRDAASAAGFKPTEEDIHMSYSCYLAEDPQEARTQGKRAHERAGRALASAVEAWRDTRSADYAGYEKIVEKATGRGDFDRSVAQRKALVGSPAEVRAAIDEIRGWFGDFTISLQVISGDMPYEESARTMRLFAEHVLPHYAND, encoded by the coding sequence ATGAAGTTCGGCATCAACCTGTTTCCCACCGTCGGACCCGCCGAGAAGTCCGCCGGAGCACACTTCGAGGAGTCGCTGCGGCTGGCCGAACTCGCCGACGAGCTCGGCTTCCACCACGTGAAGACCGTGGAGCACTACTTCCACGAGTACGGCGGCTACAGCCCCGACCCCGTCACCTTCCTGGCCGCCGCCGCCGCCCGGACCCGCCGGGTACGACTCGTGACGGGCGCCGTGCTGCCCGCCTTCACGCACCCCCTCAAGCTGGCCGGCAAGCTCGCCATGCTCGACAACATCTCCCAGGGCCGGCTCGACGTCGGATTCGGACGGGCCTTCCTCCCGGACGAGTTCGCCGCGTTCGAGGTGTCCATGGACGAGAGCCGGGCCCGCTTCGACGAGGGCGTCGAGGCCTGCCGCCGGCTGTGGAGCGAGGAGGACGTCGTCTGGGAGGGCCGCTTCCACCGCTTCGGCCCGGTGACGATGCTGCCGCGCCCCTGGCAGGCCCCGCACCCGCGCATCCTCGTGGCCACCGCGAGGACGCCCGCCTCCGCGGAGTCGGCCGGCCGGCTCGGGTACGGGGTGATGCTCGTCCCGTCCATCAACCCGCGCGAGCAGGTCCAGCAGACCATCGGGCTCTACCGCGACGCCGCCTCGGCCGCCGGCTTCAAGCCGACCGAGGAGGACATCCACATGAGCTACAGCTGCTATCTGGCCGAGGACCCGCAGGAGGCCCGCACACAGGGCAAGCGGGCACACGAACGCGCGGGCCGGGCGCTGGCCTCGGCCGTCGAGGCCTGGCGCGATACCCGCAGCGCCGACTACGCGGGCTACGAGAAGATCGTCGAAAAGGCCACGGGGCGCGGCGACTTCGACCGTTCGGTCGCCCAGCGCAAGGCCCTCGTCGGCTCGCCCGCCGAAGTACGGGCGGCCATCGACGAGATACGCGGCTGGTTCGGGGACTTCACGATCAGCCTCCAGGTCATATCCGGCGACATGCCCTACGAGGAGTCCGCCCGCACGATGCGGCTCTTCGCCGAGCACGTCCTGCCGCACTACGCCAACGACTGA
- a CDS encoding MBL fold metallo-hydrolase, which translates to MLGSVHTVADGVHAYVQEPGGWCVNNAGIVAGSDTVLVVDTAATERRARALRAVVDELAPGRRRIVLSTHHHGDHTFGNHLFAGPDAVFLAHEAGPGQLLRKGLSLQSMWPDVEWGRTETVLPSVTVRDGATLHLGGVTAEVLHPGVAHTGDDLVVWLPDQRVLFAGDLVFSGAAPFVLMGSLAGSVEALGRLRELRPRTVVAGHGALGGPELLDATEAYLRRVAEVAAWGLARGLDPLTTARRAGPGPFAELLDGERLVGNLYRAFQEAEGGARGSRIASAQAMRDMVGYNGGRPLSCAA; encoded by the coding sequence ATGCTCGGATCGGTGCACACGGTGGCCGACGGAGTGCACGCCTACGTGCAGGAGCCGGGCGGCTGGTGCGTCAACAACGCCGGGATCGTGGCGGGTTCGGACACGGTTCTCGTGGTGGACACCGCTGCCACCGAGCGGCGGGCCCGGGCGCTGCGCGCCGTCGTGGACGAGCTGGCTCCCGGACGCCGCCGCATCGTCCTCAGCACCCACCACCACGGTGATCACACCTTCGGCAACCACCTCTTCGCCGGGCCCGACGCCGTGTTCCTCGCACACGAGGCGGGGCCCGGGCAGCTGCTCCGCAAGGGGCTGTCCCTGCAGTCGATGTGGCCGGATGTCGAGTGGGGGCGCACCGAGACGGTCCTGCCCTCGGTCACCGTCCGGGACGGGGCGACACTGCACCTGGGGGGTGTCACGGCGGAGGTGCTGCATCCGGGGGTGGCGCACACCGGCGACGACCTGGTGGTGTGGCTTCCCGATCAGCGCGTGCTGTTCGCCGGGGACCTGGTGTTCTCGGGTGCCGCGCCGTTCGTCCTGATGGGCTCCCTGGCCGGATCGGTCGAGGCGCTGGGACGGCTGCGGGAACTGCGGCCGCGCACCGTGGTGGCCGGGCACGGGGCACTGGGCGGTCCCGAGCTGCTGGACGCGACCGAGGCCTACCTCCGCCGGGTCGCCGAGGTGGCCGCGTGGGGACTCGCCCGGGGGCTGGACCCGCTCACGACGGCCCGTAGGGCCGGGCCGGGGCCCTTCGCCGAACTGCTCGACGGGGAGCGGCTCGTCGGGAACCTGTACCGCGCCTTCCAGGAGGCCGAGGGCGGCGCGCGCGGCAGCCGGATCGCCTCCGCGCAGGCCATGCGGGACATGGTCGGCTACAACGGCGGCCGGCCGCTGAGCTGCGCCGCCTGA